The genomic segment GGTCATTCCCATCGCTTTGAAAACGGATTTCCTGGTTAACGGCAAGCATGTTTCAGATTTTAGTACGGTTCATCACGACCGTCCTGTACATATCCATGTGGGTGAAGCCCTGAAAGTTCAAGGCCGGGGTAAGAAAGAACATCAGGTCATTCTGGACTTTCTGGAAACGAAGCTCAGCTCCTGGGGTGTGGAAATCAGGGGCAGGGATTTGAAGGACCCAGTTACGAAAGAGGAGATGTCATGATCTATTCACTGAAAGGAAAAACTCCTTCTATTGATGACAAGGTTGGTTTTATTGCCCCCAGTGCAGACATTATTGGGGATGCAAAAATTGCAGAGGGTGTCAGTATCTGGTTTAATACGGTGATTAGGGCAGACATGGACTCTGTCAGCATCGGTAAAAACAGCAATATTCAGGACTGTGCCGTTGTTCATACGGATTATGGAATGCCCACATTCCTAGGTGAAGGAGTCACCGTTGGTCATACGGTGGTCATTCATGGATGCCGTATCGGCGACAACTGCCTGATCGGAATGGGGGCTGTCATTTTAAACGGTGCGGATATTGGAGAAGATTGTCTTATCGGTGCCGGAAGTCTTGTCCCTCAGGGGATGAAAGTCCCTCCCCGTTCTCTTGTCATAGGATCTCCCGCCAAGGTTGTCCGAGAGATGAAACCTGGCATGATTGATGCTATCAGAAGGAACAGTGCCGCCTATCTGTCAAACAGCAGCGACTATCTGATCGAACTGGTGGCTCTTTGAGCACTTCCTGAAAATAAGCTATTTGCCATTTTCTCGGGATTCGCCCGAATCTGTTCGATCGCGACAAGCTCCAGGAGTTCTTCCATGTTCTCAATCGTCTCACTCAGGAGTAGCTTTTCTTTGTAAATGTAAAAGTACTCATATTGATAACTCATAAATAAAGTATAGCCCTTTTTTTTCAGTTAACTATCTTTTTATCAGTTTTTTGAGAATTGATTAAGTTGTGGATAAGCTGTGGATAAGTCATGTTCTCTTCCAATGTATGGGGGTTTCACGATTAGCATCTTGTGTATAAATTGTGCAAAAAAAGTGTATAGACTATTTGAAAAGCTGAATATTTCTAGAAATAAGGACATTCCAAGAGGATTAGGGGCTGTTTTTCTGAAAATACAGAGAATTTTTATGAAATATCGAAAATCAAAGTCTTACCACAGATGTGCACAATTTTAAAATTGCC from the Oceanispirochaeta sp. genome contains:
- a CDS encoding gamma carbonic anhydrase family protein encodes the protein MIYSLKGKTPSIDDKVGFIAPSADIIGDAKIAEGVSIWFNTVIRADMDSVSIGKNSNIQDCAVVHTDYGMPTFLGEGVTVGHTVVIHGCRIGDNCLIGMGAVILNGADIGEDCLIGAGSLVPQGMKVPPRSLVIGSPAKVVREMKPGMIDAIRRNSAAYLSNSSDYLIELVAL